A single Eulemur rufifrons isolate Redbay chromosome 9, OSU_ERuf_1, whole genome shotgun sequence DNA region contains:
- the LOC138392375 gene encoding keratin, high-sulfur matrix protein, IIIA3-like: MTGSCCGPSFSSLSCGGGCFQSWRDPCCCRPVSCQTTVCRPVTFVPRCTRPICEPCRRPVCCDPCGLQEGCCRPIACCPTSCTAVVCRPCCWATSSCQPVLVQSPCCRPPCCQPAPCRTTCRTSPCC, translated from the coding sequence ATGACCGGCTCCTGCTGTGGCCCCAGCTTCTCCTCCCTGAGCTGCGGGGGAGGCTGCTTCCAGTCCTGGCGCGACCCCTGCTGCTGCCGCCCAGTGTCCTGCCAGACCACCGTGTGCCGCCCAGTGACCTTCGTGCCCCGCTGCACGCGCCCCATCTGTGAGCCCTGCCGCCGCCCCGTGTGCTGTGACCCCTGCGGCCTGCAGGAGGGCTGCTGCCGGCCCATCGCCTGCTGCCCCACATCGTGCACGGCCGTGGTCTGCCGCCCCTGCTGCTGGGCCACCAGCAGCTGCCAGCCTGTCCTTGTGCAGTCCCCCTGCTGCCGGCCCCCCTGCTGCCAGCCGGCCCCCTGCCGCACCACCTGCAGGACCTCCCCCTGCTGCTGA
- the LOC138392374 gene encoding keratin, high-sulfur matrix protein, IIIA3-like, which yields MTGSCCGPSFSSLSCGGGCFQSWRDPCCCRPVSCQTTVCRPVTFVPRCTRPICEPCRRPVCCDPCGLQEGCCRPIACCPTSCTAVVCRPCCWATSSCQPVLVQSPCCRPPCCQPAPCRTTCRTSPCC from the coding sequence ATGACCGGCTCCTGCTGTGGCCCCAGCTTCTCCTCCCTGAGCTGCGGAGGAGGCTGCTTCCAGTCCTGGCGCGACCCCTGCTGCTGCCGCCCAGTGTCCTGCCAGACCACCGTGTGCCGCCCAGTGACCTTCGTGCCCCGCTGCACGCGCCCCATCTGTGAGCCCTGCCGCCGCCCCGTGTGCTGTGACCCCTGCGGCCTGCAGGAGGGCTGCTGCCGGCCCATCGCCTGCTGCCCCACGTCGTGCACGGCCGTGGTCTGCCGCCCCTGCTGCTGGGCCACCAGCAGCTGCCAGCCTGTCCTTGTGCAGTCCCCCTGCTGCCGGCCCCCCTGCTGCCAGCCGGCCCCCTGCCGCACCACCTGCAGGACCTCCCCCTGCTGCTGA
- the LOC138391560 gene encoding keratin-associated protein 1-3-like → MACCSTSFCGFPSFSNCGTCGSSCYQPSCCQTTRCQPSCCQTSSCGTGCGQEVGCGAVSSRTRWCRPDCRVEGTFLPPSCVVSCTPPSCCQLHHAQASCCRPSYCGQSSCRPLCCCEPTCCEPTC, encoded by the coding sequence ATGGCCTGCTGCTCCACCAGCTTCTGCGGATTTCCCAGCTTCTCCAACTGTGGCACCTGTGGCTCCAGCTGCTACCAGCCAAGCTGCTGCCAGACCACCCGCTGCCAGCCAAGCTGCTGCCAGACCAGCTCCTGTGGCACTGGCTGTGGCCAGGAGGTTGGCTGTGGAGCTGTGAGCTCCCGCACCAGGTGGTGCCGCCCTGACTGCCGCGTGGAGGGCACCTTCCTGCCCCCCTCCTGCGTGGTGAGCTGCACACCCCCATCCTGCTGCCAGCTGCACCATGCCCAGGCCTCCTGCTGCCGCCCATCCTACTGTGGACAGTCCAGCTGCCGCCCACTCTGCTGCTGCGAGCCCACCTGCTGTGAGCCCACCTGTTGA
- the LOC138392377 gene encoding keratin, high-sulfur matrix protein, IIIA3-like, which yields MTGSCCGPSFSSLSCGGGCFQSWRDPCCCRPVSCQTTVCRPVTFVPRCTRPICEPCRRPVCCDPCGLQEGCCRPIACCPTSCTAVVCRPCCWATSSCQPVLVQSPCCRPPCCQPAPCRTTCRTSPCC from the coding sequence ATGACCGGCTCCTGCTGTGGCCCCAGCTTCTCCTCCCTGAGCTGCGGAGGAGGCTGCTTCCAGTCCTGGCGCGACCCCTGCTGCTGCCGCCCAGTGTCCTGCCAGACCACCGTGTGCCGCCCAGTGACCTTCGTGCCCCGCTGCACGCGCCCCATCTGTGAGCCCTGCCGCCGCCCCGTGTGCTGTGACCCCTGCGGCCTGCAGGAGGGCTGCTGCCGGCCCATCGCCTGCTGCCCCACGTCATGCACGGCCGTGGTCTGCCGCCCCTGCTGCTGGGCCACCAGCAGCTGCCAGCCTGTCCTTGTGCAGTCTCCCTGCTGCCGGCCCCCCTGCTGCCAGCCGGCCCCCTGCCGCACCACCTGCAGGACCTCCCCCTGCTGCTGA
- the LOC138391557 gene encoding keratin-associated protein 1-3-like — protein sequence MSCCSTSFCGFPSFSSCGTCGSSCYQPTCCQPSFCQTSSCGTGCGQEVGCGAVSSRTRWCRPDCRVEGTFLPPSCVVSCTPPSCCQLHHAQASCCRPSYCGQSSCRPLCCCEPTCCEPIC from the coding sequence ATGTCCTGCTGCTCCACCAGCTTCTGCGGATTTCCCAGCTTCTCCAGCTGTGGCACCTGTGGCTCCAGCTGCTACCAGCCAACCTGCTGCCAGCCAAGCTTCTGCCAAACCAGCTCCTGTGGCACTGGCTGTGGCCAGGAGGTTGGCTGTGGAGCTGTGAGCTCCCGCACCAGGTGGTGCCGCCCTGACTGCCGCGTGGAGGGCACCTTCCTGCCCCCCTCCTGCGTGGTGAGCTGCACACCCCCATCCTGCTGCCAGCTGCACCATGCCCAGGCCTCCTGCTGCCGCCCATCCTACTGTGGACAGTCCAGCTGCCGGCCACTCTGCTGCTGCGAGCCCACCTGCTGCGAGCCCATCTGCTAA
- the LOC138391559 gene encoding keratin-associated protein 1-3-like, translated as MACCSTSFCGFPSFSNCGTCGSSCYQPSCCQTTRCQPSCCQTSSCGTGCGQEVGCGAVSSRTRWCRPDCRVEGTFLPASCVVSCTPPSCCQLHHAQASCCRPSYCGQSSCRPLCCCEPTCCEPTC; from the coding sequence ATGGCCTGCTGCTCCACCAGCTTCTGCGGATTTCCCAGCTTCTCCAACTGTGGCACCTGTGGCTCCAGCTGCTACCAGCCAAGCTGCTGCCAGACCACCCGCTGCCAGCCAAGCTGCTGCCAGACCAGCTCCTGTGGCACTGGCTGTGGCCAGGAGGTTGGCTGTGGAGCCGTGAGCTCCCGCACCAGGTGGTGTCGCCCTGACTGCCGCGTGGAGGGCACCTTCCTGCCCGCCTCCTGCGTGGTGAGCTGCACACCCCCATCCTGCTGCCAGCTGCACCATGCCCAGGCCTCCTGCTGCCGCCCATCCTACTGTGGACAGTCCAGCTGCCGCCCACTCTGCTGCTGCGAGCCCACCTGCTGTGAGCCCACATGTTGA